Genomic DNA from Bifidobacterium sp. ESL0769:
GACTGATTCGTTCAAAGCGTCGACGCGGCTCGTGGGTTCGTCGAAAAGCACCAACGAAGCGCCGGTCAGGAAGATCCTGGCGAGGCTGATGCGCTGACGCTCGCCTTCGGAAAGCCTGGAACCGAGCTCGCCCACTTGGGTGTTCAAACCGTCCGGCAACGCCTCGATGACCGTATCGATGGAAGCGCGTTGAAGCGCCTGATACATCTCGGAATCCGTGGCGCGCGGGTCTGCGACCAACAGATTGTCTCGAATCGTGCCGTCGAAAAGATAGGTGTCCTGATCCATCATCGTCTCGACGCGGCGACGATAATGCGCCTCGACATTCGGCAACGGCTCGCCGGAGAAATCGACGGAACCTTCTTGCGGATCCCAGTAGCGCATCATGAGTTTCAGAATCGTGGATTTGCCGTGTCCGGACGGGCCTTGCACACCAAGTATCCCTGAATGCAACGTGGTGAAATTGAAGTCTTTCAATACCAATGCCGAAGCGGGAATGGAGGTCGAACCGGCAGAAGAAAGCGGGTAGCCAAAAGTCACGTCTTTAAGCGAAACGGTTTCGAATTTCGGCTTGTCCTTTCCGGTTTCCTCGACCGCAGGCACTTCGTCGAAGAGGGCAAACATACGTCTGGCGGCGGCCAACGGCTGGTTGAGATTACCAGGCAAATCGCTCAAGGCGAGGGTCGGGCCGAACGAACTGAAAATAATCATGACCGCGACCACGCACATGGCCATCGAGACGGGATCGGCGGTAACGATACCGAACATGACCCTCACCGCGATAAACGTGGCGACGATGACCGAAACCGCGCCGAGCCCCCCGAACACACCGTCTTTACGGCTCAGCCTGCTCTCGAAAAGCCAAAGATTCTTGTCTTCGGCGATGATATCGGTCAGGCGGCGACGGCCTTGGTTGAACCTGATGATCTCGTCCATACCGTGCATGTCATCGACGAGCCTGTCACCAAGTTTGGCGGAATCGTTGCGAATTCGGGCACCGATTCCGCGCACGTTGCCCGCATAAAGACGCGGCAGCGCAACGCCGACAAACAGATGGGCGACAATCAGCAACAGCGCGAACCAAGGGTCTAAGGTGAAGAGCGCTATCGCGATCACCACCGAAGTCGTCAGCGCGATAATCACCGGTGAAATGGCGTGCGCGAAAAAGGTCTCCAACAATTCCACGTCGGAAGTCACCAGCGTGGTCAGGTCGCCCTTGCCCCGCCGCGCGAGTTTGGCGGGTGCGAGCCGACGAAGCGCTTCGAAGGCCTTGGAACGGAAGAGCGAGACCACGCGGAAACTCATTTCGTGGTTCATATATTCCTCGGCATAGTGCATAAGACTTTTAGCAATCGCACACACGGCGGCGGCAATGAGCGCGAAGGCGACGTTCACATCCCAGACGGGATGACCGAAAACCGCCATCAGCGCCAGCACGCCGAAAACAGGCATGAAGGTTTCCGCAAGGCGCTCGATGGTCCCGCAAACGCTTGCGCCCACGACGAACGGCGTCAGGCGACCGACGCAACCAAGCAGCCTCAGCGTCAGATGGAACGTCCCCATCTGTTTGTTCTCGCCGTGTGGACGGTTCGCGACATCGAGTATCGCTTCACTTTCATCGTGCCGTTTGGCCGGCTCGTAGGAACGCGTGCCATTGGAATGTCGGCTCCCGGCAGCGGCAAGAGCGGAATTATAGAGACCGGACGAAGCGACTCCGGATTTCCTCGTCGAAGTCTGGGTAACTGCAGATGCGGCACGTTTGGCGGAACCCACCGCCGCTTTGAGCGTTGCAGTATGGGTGCGCGCGGCTTCGGTTTTCACTGATTTACCGGCAGTAGCAGCCAAGCGATGGCGCGTCTGATGCCCTTGTTGCACCTGCGTTTCCGAAGACTCGGGGTCTCGAGTCTGGGAGGAACGATTGCCAAAATCATCGAAATCATCGTGACTCTGATAATCGAGCAACGCAAAATCAAACGGCCTGCGCACCTTGGGGTTGGCTGGCTGCGGCTTGGCGTAGGCACTCCCCCAGCTGTTGCGGTGCGAAACGTGCTCAATCGACGCCTGGGTTTCGAACATCGTGGCGTAGCGACCGCGGCTCGACATAAGTTCATCGTGCGTGCCGCTTTCAACGACCCGTCCGCCATCAAGAACGACAATATTATTCGCGTCACGTGCCTGTGTCAGACGATGAGTGATGACGATGACCGTTCGTGTGCGGGCCAAGTCACGAATCGCCACGTCAATCAGCGCTTCGCTTTCCGCATCGACGCTGCTCGTCGCCTCGTCAAAAACATAAATCGGGCTCTCGCGCAACAAAGCTCTGGCAATGGCCAACCTCTGACGCTGCCCGCCGGAAAGGTTGCTGGCATCCTGTTCGATACGCATATCGAGGCGTTGCGGCTGGGAATAAACGAAATCGTCAATGTGAGCGCCTTCGAGGGCAAGCCACATTTCGTTGGCCGTGGCATCGGGCTTGGCCATCAGCAGGTTTTCGCGCAGGGAACCGGTGAAAAGGTGGCTGCGGGAATCGACCAGCGTGACCGCGTCGCACAGCGAACGATTCTTGAGGCTGTGCAACTCGCAGCTTCCCACGCTTCCCAACACCCTGTAGCCCAAACGGATAGAACCCTCATAGTCGTTGCGAGTGCCGGCAATCAGCGCGCCGACAGTGGATTTGCCGGAACCGCTCACCCCGACGATGGCGGTGAAGCCGTTCGCGCGCGCGGTGAAACTGACACCATCCAAGGCTTTGTGGGCTTCCGAATTGTTACTATCATCGGAGTCGGCCACGTTCTTTGCGGTAGTGTCACTATTCAAGGCATTGTCATTCTTGGAGACAATATCTTGAATGGAGGCACTGCCATTATCGCCTGCCTCGCTATCGACGACAGAGGCAATCGGTTTATACGTATAATCGACGTTGCGGAAGGTGATCGAGCAATCCTCCACACCCTGCGGCAAAGCCGACTGCCCATCTCCGGAAACCGGAACGTCCAGCATCGCATAAATCCGTTTGATCGCCGCCACGCCGTTCATCGCGGTATCGGAGCAAGAAGCGAGCTTGCGCAACGGCACGAAGAAGCTGACCGAAAGCAGAATAGCCACCAAAGCCGCGGGCAGCTTCAGATGCCCAGTGGCTACCTGCCAGACAATGATGGCGATGCCACCGGCCGTCGCCCCGAAAGAAACCAGATCCAGAGCCAGGCGCGCGCGAAGTTCGAGATGAAGGACCTTCATGGAAGTCTTGCGAAATTCCTCTGACTTGCCATTCATGCGTTTGGCGGCAGCTTCGTCGGCATCGAAGGTCTTGAGCGTCTCCAAGCCCTGAACATTGTCGAGGAATGTGGCGCCCATATCGGTGTAGGAGTCCCAGTATTGATTGAACACTCGCGATGTCGCCACCGACACCCACCAGACGATGCCGACGATAATAGGAACGCAGACCAACAGCAGTGCCGCTGTCGGTGCGTTCAGTGGCAGAACCGCGACGAAAAGGGTCAGTGGCGCAAGAACTGCGAAAACGAGTTGCGGCAGATAGGCTTCGAAGAAACTTTGGATATGGTCGACACCCTCACCCAGCGATTGCACCACATCGGCGGTTTTAACATGCTCGGAATAAGTGGGTCCCAAATCAAGCATTTTGTTATACAAACGTTCTCGTAAAGCGATCTTGACGCGTTCCGAAGCTTCAGTACCGAAGAAATGAGAAGCGCGAATGGCCAGATATTTGATGATCGCCACCATGACCAGCGCAAAAAGGAAGGCCGAATAACCCTGCGGAACCGCCTGGAAATCATGTAAGAGCTTTTTTACTACCGCTGGCTTGAGGTTGTCGTTGGCGGACGTGAGCACAGGGAAAAGATTGCCGAGTAGCCCTACGGCGATGAACGCAAATCCGATATCGGCGAGCAGCGAAACCCAAAGGCTCAGCACTTTCGCTGCGACGAACGCGCCACTGCGCGGAACGAGGGTGAAGAGCCGACGATCGAACATAAAAGCACCTTTCCAGCGGCGATTCATGGCTCATACATCAAAGGAAATAAGATGGTGCATTCCACGAAAACGCCTATTACACAATACTGTAGGCTGAATACGATGCTATCTCGAAGCGAAATTCATTACAAAAGCACTAAATTTATAGGCTTGCAGCGTTAACGAAACTGGTGAAAATGATGGCAACACTCGTCGAGCGCCGTGTCGCGTCAATCAATAAAATCACCAATCCATTCTCTGTAAAGCATTTACGGTCGCGTCGTCTGCCGCACGATGAGCTTGGACTTGACCTTGAGCAGTTCGGGGCTCGTAATCTCCCCGTGAATTCTGCCGATGATCCTCTCCACGGCGGTGGGAGCTGTCCAATCCAGGCAAGAATCCATGGTTGTCAGCGGAGTCTGCAGGTAGGCGGATTCCTCGATGTTATCGAAACCGATAACCTGCACCTGGCCGGGAACCCTGATGCCGCTAGTCGCCAGCGCGAAAAGGGCGCCGAAAGCCAGCTGGTCATTCAGCGCAATCAGGCCATCAAACGGAACGCCAGTATCAATTAGCTGATGCGTGGCGCGAACTCCGGCGCTGATGGTCCAATCACCGGGAGTGACCCCGACAAGCGCCGGATCAAGTTGACGCCGATGCCGGCGACATTCCTCGACAATCCCCTTCATTCGCAACTGCGCGTTACCTTCTGCCGCATTGCGCAGCTTTTTCGCGTCCAACGCTTCGCGCGCACCGATAACCGCAATACGCGAACTCCCGTGATCGAGCATGTACGCGGTCGCACTTTCGGCGGCCTGTATATCGTCCGGGGTCACGTGGTCCGCACGCCGCCAAGTGGTGCGCGAACCGACCACAACGAGCGGATAGTCGACATCGAAATCTTCCGGAGAGATATCCTCAAACTCGCTCATGGAGAGAATCATCCCGTCCGAAACGGTGGGATTGAACGAATGCAACACGTCGCGTGCACCTTTTGCCGAACCCTCCGCGTAGGTGGTGACATAGACCGAATAGCCGTGTTTGCGGGCTTCATCGATCACGCGGTTGGCCAATCGCGCGAGATACGGCGGCGTCAGCGACGGCACAGCAAGAGTAATAAAACCGGTAAGCCCGCGATTCAGGTTGCGGGCGGCGATATTGACCCGGTAACCCATGTCCTCAATGACGGATTTAACCCTTTTCCTCGTAGCATCGGTCATACGACCCGTGCCATTGATGACGTTCGACGCCGTTTTCAGCGACACCCCGGCGACCTCGGCGACACTGCGCAACGTAACGTGCTTGTGATGCGCGCTGAAATCATGGTGCGTTCCGTTGTGCGACATTTCATATCCCCTTTGCCTCGTTTTTAATGTATCACATTCCCTGTCGTCTAGTTATCAGTATCCCATTGCGCTCAAGAATATAGGCATTCTCTGCGGGTTTGCGCACGACATCCTCGCCCTTTTTAAGCCACTGCGATTCGCTTTCGACATTTCGGGTATAGCCGCGATAGAGGAACAGGACATCGCCGTCGATATGCCCTACTTTGACCGATCCACGGCCACGGTTGAAGTAGAAATCGAAAACCTGCTTGTCGCTTTTCCGGCGGATATGGACCAGATCGCGATTTTCGCTCGAATTGTTATCAAAACCATCTTCCTTTTCGTAGATGATATGGTTTTGGTCGTGCATTTCGGTTTCGGCCTTGGCTTGGGCTTCGGAGATGGTATCGGCATTGATAGTATCCGATCCCAGATAGCCCTGAGAGAGCGCCGCTAACGCGTCACGATCCAAATCACAGCCGATATAGTATGCCTTCCCTTTGCCATATGCATTACATGTAATCGCTGGGACGCCTTCGAGCTCCCAATCCTTGGCCCCGCGTCCCTGATATCTGGCGAGCACGGCCGCCGAGTCGGCATGGGAACGAACCACGGTCTGCCATAGTTTCGAAATAGCTCCATTACTAAGAAGTAACGAATCCGGTTCACCCTCGATTGCACCGAGGATGTTGAATTCTTCGCCATTGATTCCGAGAACCTTGCGCAACAGACCATTTCCGGCACCCGGATAGCCTCCAAGCCCCACATGGAAATGCTCATCGACGAGGCCGGTAGCATAATCGACGATCGCCGTGCCACCTTGAGATACAAACCGTTCGAGACGCCGGACCTGCTCGTCGGAAAGCAGCAGGATACTTGGCAAAATTATGGTCTTATAATCACTGAAATCGGCACGTAACGGCACGACATCAGCACGATGCCCAGTGTCCAGAAAAGCGCTGTACCATGCCGAAACATCATTCCAGTGGCTGAGTTTTCTGCTTGGCAGCGTCTTGCAGTTCACCGCCCACTCGGATTCGGCGTCGAAAAGGATGGCCGTGTCCGATTCCTCGAGCTCGCTGCCCTGCAAGCCAGCAGCGGAAAGCATATCCAATACCTTGCCCAGCTCGCAGACTTCACGGAACACCTTGGTTTCTTCGCCTGCGTGCGGGACCATCGCGGAATGGAAGGTCTCGGAGCCAGCCTTCGACTGCCGCCATTGGAAGAAATTGATGGCGTCGGCCCCCATGGCCACATGCGCCAGAGCATCACGAACCAATTCGCCGTCACGCTTGCGTGCATTGACAGGTTTCCACTGCACCGCCGAAGTCGAATGTTCCATCAGATACCAAGGTTTACGCAGCGAAATTGAATCGACCAAGGCATCGCCGCACAGCAAGGAGTCAAGATGTTTCACGCCCGGCTCGAAATATTGATCATTGGAGACGAAATCCACCTCGTCGCTCCAATCGGCATAATCCATCACGCATTGATTGGTAGCCACCATGAAATTCGTGGTGAACGGTTTATCAGGGTAGATTTCGGCGATTGCATCGCGTTCGGCCCGATAGAAATCCTTCAGGGCCTCGGAGCCGAAACGTTCGAAATCCAACTGAAGTCCGGGATTGACCATCGTCTCGTCGCCGGGGTGCATCGGCAACTCAATTTCGTCGAACGAACGTACCTGCTGCGACCAGAACGCGGTGCCCCAGGCGTCGTTGACGGCCTCGATGGTGCCGTATTCCCTTTTGCACCACTTGCGGAAGGCGTGAAGCGAGTTTTGCGAGTAGTCATGCCGATTGTTCCAGCCGTATTCGTTGCCAACATGCCAAGAGACGACGTAGGGATTGTCTTTATAACGTTCGGCCATTTTGCGGCACAGTGCCAGCGCGTATTCCTGGAACACCGGGCTTGACGGGCTCCACGACTGCCTCGAGCCGGGATGGACGATTGTGCCATCGGATTCCACGGGAAGTACTTCGGGATGCAATTCATAGAGCCACATCGGAGCGGTCGCCGTGGCGGAGGCCATATCTATGGCGATGCCAGCCTTGCCGAGCTTGTCGACGATGCGGTCGAGCCAGTCGAAGTCCCAAGTATCCGGAGCGGGCTGAAGGCGCCCCCAACTGAAAATCCCTAAAGCCACGACATTGACACCTGCCTCTTTCATCAGGCGAATGTCGTCGTCCCAGACTTCTTCGGGCCATTGGTCGGGGTTGTAGTCGCCGCCATAGGCGATGCCGCGCCCATCAGACGTCAGCAGTTTCGGCCATCGGAATTGACGACGGGGCCCCCGGCCATCGCGGCTAAGAGTTGTCGTATTACGAACAGACATAGTAGTTGGTTCCTTATTGATGATTAGCCGGTTGGGATAAAGCGGTATTCCGGAGTTACTAGTTGCAGTTTGGTTTGGCCAGGCTGATTTGTTTTGGCCGGACCGGCTGGATTGTTCGGCTAGTTTGGCTACTTGACTTGCTTGACTGACTTTGCTTTTTGTTTGATTTGCTTCGTTAGGTTTGATTGGTTAGGTTTGTTTTACTTTGGTTCACTCAGCTATTTTCGTTGACAAAATTCACTCCTTTGTAATAGCGGAGAAGAACGTCGGCAATGCCACGATCTTCTCCACTCATGTATTTATGCTGCTACGTGCGTCACTTGACGGTTACGGAGTAGCCTTCCTGCTTGCCGTGGTCGGCGAGCTTCTGGGCATAATTCTCCATGGCCTTCTCCAGAGTGATGCTCTTGCTATACGCCTTGGAGATTTCGTCGCCATAAGCAGTCTGGGCAAACGGGTTGTACGGCAGATACTGGAACTTCTCAACCGGGCGCTGTGCGCCTTCCGCGAGAATCTTATTGACATTCTGACCGCCGAAGTAATCGTTGACCTTCTTGTTAGCAGCGGTGGTCGGATCGGTGAAGGAGCTGGAGTTCAGAATCTTCTTCAAGCTGCTGAACGTGCCGGAATCGGCCATCTGCTGAGCGCCAGCATCATGGGTCATGTAACGCACGAACTTATAGGCCGCAGCCTGCGACTTGCCGGCTTTCGGCACGGCGAGCGCCGAACCGCCATCTTCAGCGGATACCTGCTTGCCGGCTTCCCACTGAGGCAGCGAGCCTACGCGCCAGTTACCCTTCTGATCTGGAGCGCCGGAAATGAGGTTGACCGGCATCCAAGCGCCAATGGTCAGCGAGGCGAGGGTGCCGTCGTTCAGCTCACGGTTCCATTCGTCCGACCAGTTCGCGGTCTTGGTATCGATGAGGTCCTCGTCAATCAGCTTCTGACGGAAGTCGATATAGCGCTTCATGCCCTCATCCTTGGTCATATCGATGGTGATCTTCTCGCCGTCGACCTTCCAAGGCTTTGCGCCGGCCTGCCAAGCCTGCGCGGTGAACGGCTGGTAATCGCCTGAGCTGCCTGAACTGTTGGTGATGTAGGAGCCAGCGGCCTTGACCTTTTTGGCGGCCTCATAGTAATCATCCCAGGTCTTGATGGACTCGCCGTCGACCCCGGCTTTGTCGAAAACAGCTTTGTTATAGAAGAACATCTCAGGGCCAGCGTCGATTGGAAGCGCGTAGGGCTTGGCGTTATATTGCAGCTTGTTCCAAGGACCAGCGGTGAAATCATCGGCCAGCTTATCCGCGCCAAACTGGCTCAGATCCGAAAGGTCACCAGTGACCGCAAACTGCGTAACCGTCGGATCCTCAAGCATCACCACGTCCGGGATGCCTTTCTTGGCCGCGACGGCATTGGTCAACGCGGTGGAGGTTTTCTCGGCGGTTCCAGTGTTATTGAACTTCACGGTGACGCCCGGGTTTTCCTTTTCGAAGTTCGCGATGATCTTCTTCATCGAGTTTCCGGTGTCCCAGCCCCAGAAAACCAAATCGGCCTTGGAGTCAGAGCCCTTGTTCCCTTGGCTGCCCGAACCACATCCTGCCAGACCTACCATCGTCGCCGCAGCGGCTACAACCGCGACTACCTTCTTTACGTTACTCATTTCGGCTCCTTTGCTTGGTGCTGTCATTACATGAGCTTTACTTGGGTTATCTTTCGGTAGAATCGCCTTGATAAGGCGCTTCTCCTTGGATACCCAATTGTTTGGTACAACTGTGTATCAGCTTCAATTTCTATATTACACAGGAGCATCAGTTTGTCAATTCGAGTCGGTATGTCCATTTTATTGTAATACAGTAATTTCTAGCAAAACATATTCAAGAAGAGATTCTGAGCCCTGCCAGTGCTCTTGACAGAACTTTCAACAAAAAGTCGGACACCCCGTGGATTCCCACAGAGTGTCCGACTTGGTTTATTGGTTCGGCCTCAAGCGGCCAATCAAGGGTGATGCAGCATGACCATCATCGAAAAGACGGCAGTTTGAATACCACACGCTTTCGGCGGTATTCGGCGGCTCAACCGCCATCAAACGGCTGGCCAACTTCAGCAGCGGTTGTCGAGGCGATGATACATTTCGGAGATCTCGAGATCGCGCTCGAACTCGCGCGGGGTCGTGTTCTCATCGATGGTCGCCAGCTCGACACCGGCGATGCGGGCGAAGTCCTCCCAGCCCTCACGACCGAAGGAGGTGGTCATGCAGGTGTGATGCGAACCGCCGGCACGCAGCCAGCACTCGGCCGCGGTCTTGAGGCTCGGGCGTGGCTTCCAGAGGCCACGGGCGCACGGTAGCGCCTTCAAGGAACCTTCAGGCTCGACCACATCGACCACGTCCATCAGCAAGCGGAAACGCTCACGCATGTCGGCCATGGAGATGACCGTGGCGGCCTTGTGCGGGGCGACGGTGAAGACCAGACGCACCGGATCAGACTTGTTGCCGATGCCGAGCGGATGAATCTCGAGCTTCGGCTTGGCGATGGTGCCGACCGAGGGCGAGACCTCAAGCATGTGCGAGCCCATGTCCATCTCGTGGCCCGACACGAAGTTATAGGAGTAGTCCTCCATCAAGCTGGAGCCGCCCTCAAGGCCATAGCCCATCACGCTGGCGATACGCACGAGCACCGAGGTCTTCCAGTCGCCTTCGGCGGAGAAGCCATAGCCGTATTCGCTCGGGAGACGCTGGGCACCGACGCCCGGCAGCTGCGGCAGGGTGCCGAGGTCCTCGAAGTTGTCGACGGCGGCGGTGGCGCCGTTGTCCTTCATCATGTTGACCATCGCGGCCTCTTCCTTGGCGGCGATGAACAGCTCTTCATAGCGGGAATCCAAGAGCTCCGGGGCCACGTCGTACTTGGCCTTGTAGTCCTCGATGATGTCTTTGACCTGATCGTCCTTGACCTTCTCGTAGTAGCCGACCAGCTCGTTGACGGCCCAGGTGTTGACCTGCGTGCCGAAGACACGCTCGGCCTCGGTCTTGTCGCCTTCGGTGACGGCGACGTTGCGCATGTTGTCGCCCCAGCGCATCACGCGCATGTTCTGCGACTCGTTCCAACCGGCGCAGGCGCGGACCCAAGTGGCGATTCTCTCGGCGACTTCGGAATCGGTATAGTGGCCGACGACGATCTTGCGCGGGATGCCGAGGCGGGTGACGATATAGCCGAACTCACGGTCGCCGTGGGCGGACTGGTTCAGGTTCATGAAGTCCATGTCGATGGTGTCCCACGGAATCTCCTTGTGGAACTGCGTGTTGAGCTGCAGCAGCGGCTTGGTGAGCACCTCAAGGCCACGAATCCACATCTTGGCCGGCGAGAACGTGTGCATCCATGCGATGACGCCGATGCAGCTGGGGTCGGCGCTGGCTTCGGTCATGAATTGCTTCACACCGTCGGAGGACTTCAGCGTGGGCTTCAGCACCAGCTTGACCGGAATCTTGCCGGTCGCGTTGAGCGCGTCGACGATCTTCGTGGACTGCTCGGCGACCTGACGCAGCGCTTCCTCGCCGTAGAGGTCCTGTGAGCCGACGCCGAACCAGACGGTCTTGCCTTCAAATGGATTTTCGAATGTCATCATTACTTCCTTTTGTTGTGCTTCATTGTTGGGTTAACATTTTTGATTGGTAAGCCTTGACCTGGCTAAGCTTCGGTTCAGCTTTCCAAGTCAATGGTCTTGATGGCGGCCTTCTCAATCGGCAGCGCCTTGGTAAAGCGGGCGAAGAAGTCCTCGAAACCGGCGACATCCTTCGGATCGGGCTCTTCGGTGGTCGATTGGGCATCGGCGAAGACACGCTTGTCGAGGTACTTATCAAGCGGGGTATCTTTGTGCCAGAGGTAATCGGCGAGCACCGCCATACCCCAGGCGCCGCCTTCCGCCGCCGTCGACATGACCTTGATCGGGGTGTCGAACGCAGCGGCAAGAATCTTCTGCGCCACCTTCGGGGTGGTGAAAATGCCGCCGTGACCGACCATCGAGTCGACCTTGACATGCTCGTCCTTGGTCATGATGTCCATGCCGATCTTGACCGGCGAGAACGCGCCGAAAAGTTGGGCACGCATGAAGTTCGCGAGGTTCATGTGACTTTCCGGGCCACGGGCGAAGACCGGACGGCCTTCCTCAAGCCCTGCCAGGAACTCTCCGGAGTAGAAGCAGTAGTTGATGAGCCCGCCTGCGTTGTCATCGGCGTCAGGCCCGATGGCCGTGCGGAACAGCGTGCCATAGAGCGTGCCGGCGTCGAGCGGGGTGCCGATGGCCTTGGCGAATTCGCTGAAGACCTTCATCCAAGCATTCAAATCGGAGGTGAAATTGTTGGCGTGGCTCATGCCGCAGGGGTCGCCCGCCGGGGTCGAGACCAGATCGACTTCGGGGTGCAGACGCTCGAGCGGATGATCGAGCACGACGGAGGCAAAAATCGAGGTTCCAGCCGAGACGTTGCCGGTGCCCACGCGCACAGAATTCGTAGCGACCATACCGGTGCCGGAATCGCCTTCCGGAGGGGCCAGCGGCGTACCGGGTTGCAAGATGCCGCTCGGATCGAGCAGTTTCGCACCCTCGGCTGTCAGTGTTCCCGCATCACTTCCGGCCACCAGCGGGGTGGGCAGCAAATCCTCGATCTTCCAAGGCTGGGCCGCGACTTCCGGAAGCGCCGAGAATTGCGCCAGCATGTGCTGGTTCCAACTGCGGGTTTCCGGATCGATCGGGAACATGCCCGATGCATCGTCGATGCCGAGCACCTTCTTGCCGGTGAGCTTCCAGTGGACATAACCGGCGAGCGTGGTGAAGAACGCGACGTTTGCTACGTGATCTTCCTTATTGAGAACGCACTGATAAAGATGCGCGATTGACCAGCGTTCGGGAATGTTGTACTGGAAAAGTTCGGAAAGCTTTTCGTGTGCATCATGCGTGTTGGAATTGCGCCACGTGCGGAACGGGACGAGCAACTTGCCGTCTTTATCGAAAGCGAGATAGCCGTGCATCATCGCTGAGAAGCCCATCGTGCCGATCTTCGTCAGCTTCTCGCCGTAAGCGTTTTCGACATCATAGGCGAGCGACGCATACGCCGCCTGCAGGCCGGACCACACCTCGTCAAGAGAGTAGGTCCACAGCCCGTTTTCGAGGTGATTTTCCCATCCATGATCGCCGGCGGCAATCGTGGTATACGTGTCATCAATAAGCACGGCCTTGATGCGGGTGGATCCAAATTCGATACCGAGCGAGGTCTTGCCTGCGCGTATCTTCTCCGCTATCGCCGCCACCTGCTCCGTGGTGTCTTTTGCAACTGCCATCGTGATCTAGCTCCTTTACTATCGTCCGGACTGCTGTCTTCGCGCGGAACCGCCTTTGCCTTCGATAAAGCCCATAACCCTATCTGCCGCAACGAGCCATATTCCTCGCTTCTGTAAGCCTCGCATTACCGTCGTTGGTTATATTTTCTACAGTAATGTGAACGCTCACATTTTGCTAAGCATTATTTTACACGTAGCCGTTGCCAACAGGACATCTTCCATAAATCGGACTCATTACGATTGCACGATAAGCCAAGTCAACCCTTAAAACCTTATTCGACCATCCACCGATCATGTGGATAAATCAGACGCGACACGCCCGAGATGTGGATAAGCCATAGCATCCGACCACAATGGTCGTTTTTGGCTCGGTTTACGTCTCAAATTCCCTAAGCTACGAAGAACACGAGGAAAGCGATACACAATATCGATTTATCTAGTGCAGAGTTGAGTTTTAAGTCTAGATTGGGGTTTACTATATGGTTCAAAGGAAGTTACTTGTCAAACAAATAAAGAAGGAAGCCAAAGCAAAAGGGGCTGAGTTTTATCACAGACGACAAGGAGGAAACCACGAAATCTACTATCTGAATAATCGAATGATTCCCATTCCCCGACATAAAGAAATAGCGAAGCATCAAGCGGAAACGATTATGAAAGAAGTCGCAATCGCTCTAGAAAGGAAAGATAAGCAATGAGGCCCAAAAAACTCAAAGCAGGCTACGATGCACACGGCAACAAAACAGTTCACCAGGATAGTTATTCGGTCACTGTCGAACCAGATGAAAAATACTGGTTTCTTACCATTCCCGGTGTCGGGGTGACACAGGCACGGACTTTGAGCGAAGTGGACACCATGGCCCGCGACCTCATCGAAATCATGACAGGAGACCGCAATTTCGCCATCAAGCAGGAAATGAAGTTTCCCGAAGAGGTGGAAGAACATCTCGAGGCCATGAAGCACTACCGCGAGCAGTCCAAGAAGGCG
This window encodes:
- a CDS encoding FGGY-family carbohydrate kinase, encoding MAVAKDTTEQVAAIAEKIRAGKTSLGIEFGSTRIKAVLIDDTYTTIAAGDHGWENHLENGLWTYSLDEVWSGLQAAYASLAYDVENAYGEKLTKIGTMGFSAMMHGYLAFDKDGKLLVPFRTWRNSNTHDAHEKLSELFQYNIPERWSIAHLYQCVLNKEDHVANVAFFTTLAGYVHWKLTGKKVLGIDDASGMFPIDPETRSWNQHMLAQFSALPEVAAQPWKIEDLLPTPLVAGSDAGTLTAEGAKLLDPSGILQPGTPLAPPEGDSGTGMVATNSVRVGTGNVSAGTSIFASVVLDHPLERLHPEVDLVSTPAGDPCGMSHANNFTSDLNAWMKVFSEFAKAIGTPLDAGTLYGTLFRTAIGPDADDNAGGLINYCFYSGEFLAGLEEGRPVFARGPESHMNLANFMRAQLFGAFSPVKIGMDIMTKDEHVKVDSMVGHGGIFTTPKVAQKILAAAFDTPIKVMSTAAEGGAWGMAVLADYLWHKDTPLDKYLDKRVFADAQSTTEEPDPKDVAGFEDFFARFTKALPIEKAAIKTIDLES
- a CDS encoding type II toxin-antitoxin system HicA family toxin, which translates into the protein MVQRKLLVKQIKKEAKAKGAEFYHRRQGGNHEIYYLNNRMIPIPRHKEIAKHQAETIMKEVAIALERKDKQ